A window of Acinetobacter sp. TR3 contains these coding sequences:
- the ppsR gene encoding posphoenolpyruvate synthetase regulatory kinase/phosphorylase PpsR gives MPESKQIKRSVFFISDGTAITAETLGHSLLAQFPNVDFDIHIMPYITTEEAAMNVVVDINGCQSRDGCLPLVFDTLVDPNVREIINTAKAVNLDVFEGLISKLEQELGTPPTTLVGQTHAVTDSESYKARIDAVHFALDNDDGARTRHYDKADLILVGVSRSGKTPTSIYLSLQFGIRVANYPLTEEDLDDNRLPAVLRAHKNKLFGLMIDAERLVAIRSERKANSRYASFSQCQMELRAIEGIYISEGIKYLNVTEMSIEEISTRILQLTGLKRRIG, from the coding sequence ATGCCTGAAAGTAAACAAATTAAACGGAGTGTATTTTTTATTTCGGATGGTACTGCAATTACCGCAGAAACCCTTGGACATTCACTACTTGCGCAATTTCCGAATGTCGATTTTGATATTCATATTATGCCTTATATTACCACTGAAGAAGCTGCAATGAATGTGGTTGTTGACATCAATGGATGCCAATCAAGAGATGGATGTTTACCACTTGTTTTTGACACATTGGTAGACCCCAATGTCCGTGAAATTATTAATACAGCTAAAGCCGTAAATTTGGATGTTTTCGAGGGATTGATTAGTAAACTTGAGCAAGAGTTGGGGACACCACCGACAACTTTAGTTGGACAGACCCATGCTGTAACAGATTCTGAATCTTATAAGGCTCGTATTGATGCAGTACATTTTGCATTAGACAATGATGATGGTGCTCGAACTCGTCATTATGATAAAGCTGACTTGATTTTAGTTGGCGTTTCTCGATCTGGGAAAACGCCGACCTCGATTTATTTATCATTACAGTTTGGAATTCGTGTTGCGAACTACCCTTTAACCGAAGAAGATTTAGATGATAATCGTCTACCTGCTGTGCTACGAGCACACAAAAATAAGCTCTTTGGTTTAATGATTGATGCTGAGCGGTTGGTCGCTATTCGTAGCGAAAGAAAAGCCAATAGTCGTTATGCAAGTTTCAGTCAATGCCAAATGGAATTACGTGCCATAGAGGGTATTTATATTTCTGAAGGTATTAAGTATTTGAACGTCACTGAAATGTCGATTGAAGAAATTTCAACGCGTATTTTACAGTTGACTGGTTTAAAGCGTCGTATTGGATAA
- the ppsA gene encoding phosphoenolpyruvate synthase, with amino-acid sequence MEARVIGLEKLGKHDVELVGGKNSSLGEMISHLSNAGVSVPGGFATTAAAYREFLDQSGLNARIQAELEQLNVDDVSALIETGAKIRKWIVDTPLTANLEQEIRDAFTALSNGNPDIAVAVRSSATAEDLPDASFAGQQETFLNIRGIDNVLIAIKEVFASLYNDRAIAYRVHQGFEHSVVALSAGVQRMVRSETGAAGVMFTLDTESGFRDVVFITASYGLGEMVVQGAVNPDEFYLSKPLLNAGKHSVLRRNLGSKHQKMIYGEEGAAGKSVVVVDVEKPERQQFALNDHELHELAKQALIIEQHYGSPMDIEWAKDGDDGQIYIVQARPETVKSRQNVGTMERYLLKQRGTVICEGRSIGQRIGSGKVRVVTSIKEMDKVQDGDVLVSDMTDPDWEPVMKRAAAIVTNRGGRTCHAAIIARELGVPAIVGCGNATEVLTDGQEVTVSCAEGDTGFIYEGALDFEVQRNSIHSMPKLPFKIMMNVGNPDRAFDFAQIPNEGIGLARLEFIINRMIGVHPKALLNIDSLPRETRAAVMTRTSGYSSPIEFYVEKLVEGISTLAAAFAEKPVIVRMSDFKSNEYANLIGGKLYEPEEENPMLGFRGASRYVSDNFRDCFELECRALKKARDEMGLTNIQIMIPFVRTVSEAKRVIELLAQNGLKRGENGLKIIMMCELPTNALLAEQFLEHFDGFSIGSNDLTQLTLGLDRDSGIVSHLFDERDPAVKALLSMAIHACRKAGKYVGICGQGPSDHPDLAKWLMEQGIESVSLNPDSVLDTWFFLAEEQIKKA; translated from the coding sequence TTGGAAGCGCGCGTAATCGGTCTGGAAAAATTAGGGAAACACGATGTCGAACTCGTAGGTGGGAAAAACTCATCTTTGGGTGAAATGATCAGCCATTTATCCAATGCTGGTGTATCGGTACCTGGTGGTTTTGCAACAACTGCAGCTGCCTATCGTGAGTTCTTGGATCAAAGCGGCTTAAATGCTCGAATTCAGGCTGAACTTGAGCAGCTAAATGTTGATGATGTAAGCGCACTTATAGAGACAGGTGCTAAAATCCGTAAATGGATCGTTGATACCCCACTTACTGCTAATTTAGAACAAGAAATTCGTGACGCGTTTACAGCACTTTCAAACGGTAATCCAGACATCGCTGTTGCTGTACGTTCTTCTGCGACTGCAGAAGATTTACCTGATGCTTCTTTTGCAGGACAACAAGAAACTTTTTTAAATATTCGCGGAATTGATAACGTTCTTATCGCAATTAAAGAAGTTTTTGCTTCGCTTTATAATGACCGTGCCATCGCTTACCGTGTACATCAAGGTTTTGAACACAGTGTTGTTGCCCTATCTGCAGGTGTACAACGTATGGTTCGTTCAGAGACTGGTGCTGCAGGTGTAATGTTTACGCTAGACACAGAATCAGGTTTCCGTGATGTGGTATTTATTACTGCATCATACGGTTTGGGTGAAATGGTTGTTCAGGGAGCTGTTAACCCTGACGAATTCTATCTATCTAAACCACTTTTAAATGCAGGTAAACATTCAGTTTTACGCCGCAACCTCGGTTCTAAACACCAAAAAATGATTTATGGTGAAGAAGGCGCAGCAGGTAAATCCGTTGTTGTCGTTGATGTTGAAAAACCAGAACGTCAACAGTTTGCATTAAATGATCACGAATTGCATGAACTTGCTAAACAAGCATTGATTATTGAACAACATTACGGCTCGCCAATGGACATCGAATGGGCGAAAGATGGTGATGATGGTCAAATCTACATCGTTCAAGCACGTCCTGAAACTGTTAAAAGCCGTCAAAATGTCGGCACAATGGAACGTTACCTATTAAAACAACGTGGCACTGTCATCTGTGAAGGTCGTTCAATTGGTCAACGCATTGGTTCTGGTAAAGTTCGTGTTGTAACCTCGATTAAAGAGATGGATAAAGTACAAGACGGTGATGTACTTGTATCAGACATGACTGACCCAGATTGGGAGCCAGTAATGAAACGCGCCGCAGCGATTGTGACCAATCGTGGTGGCCGTACTTGTCACGCTGCAATCATTGCACGTGAGTTAGGTGTACCTGCAATCGTGGGTTGTGGTAATGCAACAGAAGTATTAACCGATGGTCAAGAAGTCACTGTTTCATGTGCTGAAGGTGATACAGGCTTTATCTATGAAGGCGCATTAGATTTTGAGGTGCAACGTAACTCAATTCACTCAATGCCAAAACTTCCATTTAAGATTATGATGAATGTTGGTAATCCAGACCGTGCATTCGACTTTGCTCAAATTCCAAATGAAGGGATTGGTCTTGCACGTCTTGAATTCATCATTAACCGTATGATCGGTGTACATCCTAAAGCGCTTCTCAATATTGACAGCCTACCACGTGAAACGCGTGCTGCTGTAATGACACGTACATCAGGTTATTCTTCGCCAATCGAATTCTATGTAGAAAAGTTAGTTGAAGGTATTTCAACACTTGCAGCTGCATTTGCTGAAAAACCAGTCATCGTTCGTATGTCTGACTTTAAGTCAAATGAATATGCAAACTTAATCGGCGGTAAATTATACGAGCCAGAAGAAGAAAACCCGATGTTGGGTTTCCGAGGTGCAAGTCGTTACGTATCTGACAACTTCCGTGACTGTTTTGAGCTTGAGTGCCGTGCTTTGAAGAAAGCCCGTGATGAAATGGGTTTAACCAATATTCAAATCATGATTCCATTCGTGCGTACAGTGTCTGAAGCAAAACGTGTGATTGAGTTGCTTGCTCAAAATGGTTTAAAACGTGGTGAAAATGGCCTCAAAATCATTATGATGTGTGAGCTTCCAACCAATGCTTTATTGGCTGAACAGTTCCTTGAACATTTTGATGGTTTCTCAATTGGTTCAAATGACTTAACACAATTAACACTTGGTCTTGACCGTGATTCTGGTATCGTATCTCATTTATTTGATGAGCGTGATCCAGCGGTTAAAGCCCTTCTTTCTATGGCAATTCATGCATGCCGTAAAGCAGGAAAATACGTTGGTATTTGTGGTCAAGGTCCTTCAGACCACCCTGACCTTGCTAAATGGCTCATGGAACAAGGTATTGAATCTGTGTCACTTAACCCTGACTCAGTGCTTGATACTTGGTTCTTCCTTGCTGAAGAACAAATCAAGAAAGCCTAG
- a CDS encoding RDD family protein translates to MQIYLARNNQQAGPYSLDQLNQMLSSQQVLLTDLVWHEGMSEWKTLGELTQGKLVYEPVGYSSFNHQINNKTEQSAFKIKVEQKPTELASFHSRLLAKVIDLTLWLPMAAIPSFFFNESQYAELFEIQKQLQAAQVASSKAVELQQQLMQLIPNEAWMSIFVYLILMLMLQAFLIAKSGQSIGKKITKIKIVDAETHASVNTIRAFWLRSALFIILNLLFMPFITIIDYAFFAFNKNRQTLHDKLAKTKVVKQ, encoded by the coding sequence ATGCAAATTTACTTGGCTCGTAATAACCAACAAGCTGGACCTTATAGTTTAGACCAACTGAACCAAATGCTTTCTAGCCAACAAGTATTACTTACAGACTTGGTTTGGCACGAAGGTATGAGTGAATGGAAAACTCTTGGCGAACTCACTCAAGGAAAACTTGTCTACGAACCTGTAGGTTATTCATCATTCAATCATCAAATTAACAATAAAACTGAGCAGTCAGCTTTTAAAATCAAAGTTGAACAAAAACCGACTGAACTTGCTTCTTTTCACTCACGTTTACTTGCCAAAGTAATTGATTTAACACTTTGGTTGCCCATGGCAGCGATCCCATCTTTCTTCTTCAATGAAAGTCAATATGCTGAACTATTCGAGATTCAGAAACAATTACAAGCTGCTCAAGTCGCATCAAGCAAAGCTGTTGAATTACAACAGCAACTTATGCAGCTTATTCCAAATGAAGCATGGATGAGTATTTTTGTTTATTTGATCCTTATGCTGATGCTACAAGCTTTTTTAATTGCAAAATCAGGACAAAGCATTGGTAAAAAAATAACCAAAATTAAAATCGTAGATGCTGAAACACATGCGTCAGTCAATACGATTAGAGCTTTTTGGTTGAGAAGTGCTTTATTTATCATTCTGAATTTATTGTTTATGCCATTTATTACCATTATCGACTATGCTTTCTTTGCATTTAATAAAAATCGTCAAACTTTGCATGATAAATTGGCAAAAACTAAGGTCGTAAAGCAATAA
- the cyoA gene encoding ubiquinol oxidase subunit II: MRQTILAVLSLSTMAALLTGCGGDMVLLNNKGPVGQGQSSLMMTAIYLMLLVVIPSIVMALWFGWQYRASNKDADYKPTWAHSTTIEIVVWGVPVIIIGILAWLTWWGSHKYDPYRPLESDKAPLTIQAVAEQFKWIFIYPEQNIATVNEVRFPEKTPVSFKITSNFTMNSFFIPQLGGQIYAMAGMQTHLHLLADEPGVFRGFSANYSGYGFSQMRFKAHSVTEAEFAKWVEAVKAGNGTSINAEAIQKGTLDQAELATLKDGDRSKHQIEHLVNRAKAAGDEEAVAKAEAMKPFPTKPHPVTYYSSVEPKLFETIINRYMSNYHGADHSAGHATAETHAAAEHAAQGE, translated from the coding sequence ATGAGACAAACGATTTTAGCTGTATTGTCTTTATCAACGATGGCTGCACTCTTAACTGGGTGTGGTGGTGATATGGTACTTCTAAACAATAAAGGTCCAGTTGGTCAAGGTCAAAGTAGCCTGATGATGACTGCGATCTATCTAATGCTATTGGTGGTAATTCCATCAATCGTAATGGCATTATGGTTTGGTTGGCAATATCGCGCATCGAATAAAGATGCAGACTATAAACCTACTTGGGCACACTCTACGACAATTGAGATCGTTGTTTGGGGTGTTCCTGTCATTATTATTGGTATTTTAGCTTGGTTAACTTGGTGGGGTTCCCACAAGTACGACCCTTACCGTCCGTTAGAATCAGATAAAGCACCATTAACTATTCAAGCTGTCGCTGAACAGTTTAAATGGATTTTTATCTATCCTGAGCAAAATATTGCAACGGTAAACGAAGTACGCTTCCCAGAAAAAACGCCTGTAAGCTTTAAGATTACGTCTAACTTTACGATGAACTCGTTCTTCATCCCACAGTTAGGTGGTCAGATCTATGCAATGGCGGGTATGCAAACTCACCTTCACTTGTTAGCAGATGAACCAGGTGTATTCCGTGGTTTCTCAGCAAACTATTCAGGTTACGGTTTCTCTCAAATGCGCTTTAAAGCACACAGCGTAACTGAAGCTGAATTTGCAAAATGGGTAGAAGCTGTTAAAGCTGGTAATGGTACAAGTATCAATGCTGAAGCGATTCAAAAAGGTACACTTGACCAAGCTGAGTTAGCAACGCTTAAAGATGGTGATCGTTCTAAGCATCAGATCGAGCATTTAGTGAATCGTGCTAAAGCTGCTGGTGATGAAGAAGCAGTTGCTAAAGCTGAAGCAATGAAACCGTTCCCGACTAAGCCACACCCTGTGACTTATTACTCTTCTGTTGAGCCTAAGTTGTTTGAAACAATCATCAACCGCTATATGAGTAACTATCACGGTGCTGACCACTCTGCTGGACATGCAACAGCAGAAACTCATGCTGCAGCTGAACACGCTGCTCAAGGGGAATAA
- the cyoB gene encoding cytochrome o ubiquinol oxidase subunit I → MDMIFGKLGWDSIPTEPIVLVTMVLMALGGIAVLGGITYFKKWGYLWNEWFTSVDHKKIGIMYIIVSVVMLLRGFADAIMMRLQLFLAKGGGEGYLHPDHYDQIFTAHGVIMIFFVAMGLVVGMMNISVPLQIGARDVAFPLLNSLSFWLFAGAAGLMMVSLVLGEFAATGWMAYPPLSGIQYSPGVGVDYYIWALQVSGLGTLLSGVNFFVTIIKMRAPGMKLMDMPIFTWTSLCTAVLIIASFPVLTGTLAMLTLDRYFGFHFFTNELGGSPMLYVNLIWTWGHPEVYILVLPAFGLYSEIVATFSRKALFGYKSMVYATIAITVLAFVVWLHHFFTMGAGANVNAFFGIMTMVIAIPTGVKIFSWLFTMYKGRITFTTPMLWTLGFLITFGIGGLTGVLMAVPPADFLVHNSLFLIAHFHNVIIGGVVFGMFAGIIFYWPKMFGWKLNEAWGKAAFWFWFFGFYFAFMPLYILGFMGMTRRLNTYDNPEWDPYLAIALFGAVLVAIGIACFLMQIIVGFLQRKDNMDYTGDPWDSRTIEWATSSPAPFYNFAHVPDASGIDRFWTDKENGVAYARDTKYEDIHMPTDRAAGFVIAMFITVLGFALIWHIWWLVVVSFVAAVVSLIVSSFTKNVDYYVPAAEVERIENERYALLEKHLKKD, encoded by the coding sequence ATGGATATGATTTTTGGTAAACTGGGTTGGGACTCTATCCCAACAGAGCCAATTGTACTTGTCACCATGGTCCTTATGGCACTTGGTGGAATTGCAGTTCTTGGCGGTATTACCTATTTCAAAAAATGGGGATACTTATGGAATGAATGGTTTACATCAGTAGACCATAAGAAAATCGGTATCATGTATATCATCGTATCTGTGGTCATGCTTTTGCGTGGTTTCGCCGATGCGATCATGATGCGTTTACAACTTTTCCTCGCGAAAGGCGGCGGTGAAGGTTACCTACATCCTGACCATTACGATCAGATCTTTACGGCACACGGCGTAATCATGATCTTCTTCGTAGCAATGGGTCTTGTTGTTGGTATGATGAACATCTCTGTACCTTTACAGATTGGTGCACGTGACGTTGCTTTCCCATTATTAAACTCTTTAAGCTTCTGGTTATTCGCTGGTGCTGCTGGTTTGATGATGGTTTCATTAGTATTGGGTGAATTTGCTGCGACTGGTTGGATGGCTTACCCTCCTCTATCTGGCATTCAATATTCTCCTGGTGTTGGTGTTGACTACTACATCTGGGCTCTTCAGGTTTCTGGTCTTGGTACACTTTTATCTGGTGTTAACTTCTTTGTTACCATCATTAAAATGCGTGCGCCTGGCATGAAATTGATGGATATGCCAATCTTTACGTGGACTTCACTTTGTACGGCTGTATTAATCATTGCATCATTCCCTGTATTAACAGGTACGCTTGCAATGTTGACGCTAGACCGTTACTTCGGCTTCCACTTCTTCACCAATGAGCTTGGCGGTAGTCCAATGCTTTATGTGAACTTGATTTGGACATGGGGTCACCCTGAAGTATATATCTTGGTATTACCAGCATTTGGTCTATACTCAGAAATCGTTGCAACCTTCTCTCGTAAAGCGTTGTTCGGTTACAAGTCTATGGTGTATGCAACGATTGCGATTACTGTACTTGCGTTCGTTGTATGGCTTCACCACTTCTTCACCATGGGTGCTGGTGCGAACGTTAACGCGTTCTTCGGTATCATGACCATGGTTATTGCGATTCCTACAGGTGTGAAAATCTTCTCTTGGTTATTCACAATGTATAAAGGTCGCATCACCTTTACTACTCCAATGTTATGGACGCTTGGCTTCCTAATCACATTTGGTATCGGTGGTTTAACTGGTGTATTAATGGCGGTTCCACCTGCGGACTTCCTCGTACACAACTCACTCTTCTTGATCGCTCACTTCCATAACGTAATTATCGGTGGTGTGGTGTTTGGTATGTTTGCCGGCATCATCTTCTATTGGCCGAAAATGTTTGGTTGGAAGCTCAACGAAGCATGGGGTAAAGCTGCGTTCTGGTTCTGGTTCTTCGGTTTCTATTTTGCATTCATGCCGCTTTATATCCTTGGTTTCATGGGTATGACTCGTCGTTTGAATACATATGACAACCCAGAATGGGACCCATACTTAGCAATCGCATTGTTTGGTGCTGTTCTTGTTGCAATCGGTATTGCATGTTTCTTAATGCAAATCATCGTTGGTTTCTTACAACGTAAAGACAACATGGATTACACAGGTGATCCATGGGATAGCCGTACCATTGAATGGGCAACGTCATCTCCTGCTCCATTCTATAACTTTGCACATGTACCAGATGCTAGCGGTATTGACCGTTTCTGGACTGACAAAGAAAATGGTGTAGCATACGCACGTGATACTAAATATGAAGACATCCACATGCCGACTGATCGTGCTGCTGGTTTTGTCATTGCAATGTTCATTACTGTATTGGGCTTTGCACTCATTTGGCATATTTGGTGGCTAGTCGTTGTTTCATTCGTTGCTGCAGTTGTTAGCTTGATCGTAAGCTCATTCACAAAGAATGTTGATTACTATGTTCCCGCTGCTGAAGTTGAGCGTATTGAAAACGAACGCTATGCTTTACTTGAAAAACACTTGAAGAAGGACTAA
- the cyoC gene encoding cytochrome o ubiquinol oxidase subunit III, protein MAEVLHHDNHGHDGHHEHDDTDLTVFGFWTYLMSDLILFGSLFIAFAVLSSHIPPGTPSAKDLFSESLGYVLGETFALLISSVTFGFAVLASYKKNVNQVITWLFITFLFGATFIGMEINEFHHLVHEGHGPTHSAFLSSFFTLVGTHGIHVTSGLVWMLVLMYQIKKNGLTLANTRRLACLSLFWHFLDIVWICVFSVVYLLGVL, encoded by the coding sequence ATGGCTGAAGTACTTCATCACGACAACCACGGTCATGACGGTCATCACGAACATGATGATACAGACTTAACGGTCTTTGGTTTCTGGACTTATTTGATGAGTGACTTGATTCTTTTCGGATCACTCTTCATTGCGTTCGCTGTATTAAGCAGTCATATTCCACCAGGTACTCCAAGTGCAAAAGACTTATTCAGTGAATCATTGGGTTATGTATTAGGTGAAACCTTTGCCCTTTTGATCTCTTCTGTAACGTTTGGCTTTGCAGTGCTTGCATCTTATAAAAAGAATGTGAATCAAGTGATTACTTGGTTATTTATCACATTCCTTTTCGGTGCAACCTTCATCGGTATGGAAATCAATGAGTTCCATCACCTTGTACATGAAGGTCATGGTCCAACGCATAGTGCATTCTTATCATCATTCTTTACTTTGGTTGGTACACACGGTATTCACGTAACCTCTGGTTTAGTGTGGATGTTGGTATTGATGTATCAAATCAAAAAGAATGGTTTGACATTAGCGAATACACGTCGTCTTGCTTGCTTAAGCTTGTTCTGGCACTTCCTTGACATCGTTTGGATCTGTGTATTCAGCGTCGTTTACTTACTGGGAGTTCTCTAA
- a CDS encoding cytochrome o ubiquinol oxidase subunit IV, with protein sequence MSGHDHNAAGASHGNFKQYTVGFILSVILTIIPFGMVMAGGFSRGILVTVIAIAAVAQVIVQLVYFLHMNTSSEQRWNLIAFIYTILCIAVLLVGSVWIMNYLHYNMMI encoded by the coding sequence ATGAGTGGTCATGACCATAATGCTGCAGGTGCGTCGCACGGTAACTTTAAGCAATACACTGTTGGGTTTATCCTATCTGTTATCCTCACCATCATCCCATTCGGGATGGTGATGGCGGGCGGATTTAGCCGTGGCATCTTAGTTACTGTTATTGCAATCGCTGCTGTTGCTCAGGTAATTGTACAACTTGTGTATTTCTTACACATGAATACATCATCTGAACAACGTTGGAACCTTATTGCATTTATCTACACAATTTTATGTATCGCTGTACTTCTAGTCGGCTCTGTGTGGATTATGAATTACCTACACTACAACATGATGATCTAA
- the cyoE gene encoding heme o synthase: MWKKYLFLTKPGILFGNFITTLGGFFLAAQGSIDILLLLLTLIGTTFVVASGCVVNNVIDQDIDQKMQRTMNRALVKKTISPTIAMCYAFVLGAIGFSMLWFYVNAYAFLFAVIGFVVYVGFYSLWTKRTTIHQTVIGSISGASPPVIGYTAVSHHFDMAALLIFIAYALWQMPHSWAIAIYRFEDYKNAGVPILPVARSIHRTKIESLIYVVLFTVAMNALYIYGYTNIIFLVICNALCIYWFYIGILGFKAEDDQLWAKRFFLFSVILITVISLSFSFTFKSPAPFLPIF; the protein is encoded by the coding sequence ATGTGGAAAAAGTACTTATTCCTGACTAAACCAGGAATTCTCTTCGGTAATTTTATTACCACCTTGGGCGGCTTCTTTTTAGCCGCTCAAGGCTCTATAGACATCCTCTTATTACTACTTACATTAATTGGAACAACTTTTGTTGTTGCTTCTGGTTGTGTAGTGAATAATGTAATTGATCAAGACATCGATCAAAAAATGCAACGCACCATGAACCGTGCTCTTGTTAAGAAAACGATCTCCCCTACGATTGCGATGTGCTATGCATTTGTATTAGGTGCGATTGGTTTTAGTATGCTTTGGTTCTATGTCAATGCCTATGCATTTTTGTTTGCTGTGATTGGTTTTGTTGTCTATGTCGGTTTTTATAGTTTGTGGACGAAACGTACCACGATCCATCAAACCGTGATTGGTAGTATTTCTGGAGCGAGTCCACCTGTTATTGGTTATACGGCTGTAAGTCATCATTTCGATATGGCTGCTCTTCTCATTTTTATTGCATATGCCTTATGGCAAATGCCGCATTCATGGGCAATTGCGATTTATCGTTTTGAAGATTACAAAAATGCAGGCGTGCCTATTTTACCTGTTGCACGTTCTATTCATAGAACTAAAATCGAATCGCTGATCTATGTGGTTTTATTCACTGTTGCGATGAATGCTTTGTATATATATGGATATACCAATATTATTTTCTTGGTCATCTGTAATGCACTTTGTATTTACTGGTTTTACATTGGTATTTTAGGATTTAAAGCTGAAGATGATCAGCTTTGGGCAAAACGCTTTTTCCTTTTTTCAGTAATCTTAATTACTGTGATTAGTTTGAGCTTTAGCTTTACATTTAAAAGCCCTGCACCCTTCCTCCCTATTTTTTAA